In Corynebacterium endometrii, one DNA window encodes the following:
- the ruvA gene encoding Holliday junction branch migration protein RuvA, whose product MIASLRGTVISIGLDHAVIECAGVGYQVKATPSMLGTLIRGEEAFVLTAFVVKEDSQTLYGFTSAEDREMFHVLQSVSGVGAKLALAALSVMGAEELAAAISSGDAKRLQSIPGVGKRVAERLALELKDKVSGFVAAGGQAPAEATPHPVGGPVVEQVIEALIGLGFTDKLARPVVEAIAADNADLDTSAILRASLVQLSRKK is encoded by the coding sequence ATGATTGCATCCCTTCGAGGAACAGTTATCTCCATTGGATTGGACCATGCGGTCATCGAATGTGCCGGAGTGGGCTATCAGGTTAAAGCCACCCCGTCCATGCTAGGGACCCTGATCCGCGGAGAAGAGGCCTTCGTGCTCACCGCTTTCGTGGTCAAGGAGGACTCTCAAACCCTCTACGGTTTCACCAGCGCAGAGGACCGCGAAATGTTCCACGTCCTTCAGTCTGTATCCGGTGTGGGAGCCAAATTGGCCCTGGCCGCTCTGTCGGTCATGGGCGCGGAAGAGCTGGCTGCCGCCATCTCCTCCGGCGATGCGAAGCGCTTGCAGTCCATTCCCGGCGTCGGCAAACGGGTAGCTGAGCGCCTTGCGCTGGAACTCAAGGATAAGGTCTCAGGCTTCGTGGCGGCTGGCGGCCAGGCCCCTGCGGAGGCTACGCCGCACCCTGTCGGTGGCCCGGTTGTTGAGCAAGTCATTGAGGCGCTTATTGGTCTTGGCTTCACCGATAAGCTTGCGCGCCCGGTGGTCGAGGCCATCGCTGCCGATAATGCGGATCTGGATACCTCGGCAATCCTGCGCGCTTCGCTGGTCCAATTGAGCCGGAAAAAGTAG
- the ruvB gene encoding Holliday junction branch migration DNA helicase RuvB, with translation MSDVERTEFQLPESMAAPGGSQSSGGLQRNNAVEAEAQVGEHDIERSLRPKSIDEFIGQPKVREQLSLVLTGARNRGVTPDHVLLSGPPGLGKTTMAMIIAQELGTSLRMTSGPALERAGDLAAMLSNLMEGDVLFIDEIHRIARPAEEMLYMAMEDFRIDVIVGKGPGATSIPLEIPPFTLVGATTRAGMLTGPLRDRFGFTAQMEYYGTADLTKVVTRAARILDVHIDHDAAVEIGSRSRGTPRIANRLLRRVRDFAEVHGDGRIDMAAAQGALEVFDVDHIGLDRLDREVLTALIKGHGGGPVGVNTLAIAVGEEPSTVEEVCEPYLVRAGMIARTGRGRVATAAAWQHLGLTPPDGTLGLF, from the coding sequence ATGTCTGACGTAGAGCGCACTGAGTTTCAGCTTCCGGAGTCGATGGCAGCGCCCGGCGGTTCCCAGTCAAGCGGTGGCCTGCAACGCAATAATGCCGTTGAAGCCGAGGCCCAGGTGGGCGAGCATGACATTGAGCGTTCGTTACGGCCCAAGAGCATCGATGAGTTTATCGGCCAGCCTAAGGTACGTGAACAGTTATCCTTGGTGCTTACTGGTGCCCGCAACCGTGGCGTGACCCCGGACCATGTCCTGCTTTCCGGACCTCCAGGCTTGGGCAAGACAACCATGGCGATGATTATCGCTCAAGAGTTGGGAACCAGCCTCCGTATGACATCCGGCCCCGCTCTTGAAAGGGCTGGGGACTTGGCCGCGATGCTCTCCAATCTCATGGAGGGTGATGTCCTCTTTATCGATGAGATTCACCGCATCGCGCGTCCAGCGGAGGAAATGCTGTATATGGCGATGGAGGATTTCCGCATCGACGTGATCGTCGGCAAGGGCCCAGGTGCCACGTCCATTCCATTGGAAATCCCACCGTTTACTCTGGTTGGAGCCACAACCCGGGCCGGAATGCTGACCGGGCCGCTGCGTGACCGCTTTGGCTTCACCGCACAGATGGAGTATTACGGCACGGCGGATCTCACCAAGGTGGTTACCCGCGCCGCCAGGATTTTAGACGTGCACATCGACCATGACGCTGCCGTTGAAATTGGCTCACGCTCGCGTGGCACGCCGCGTATCGCTAACCGCCTTCTGCGCCGAGTACGTGACTTCGCAGAGGTCCACGGAGATGGGCGCATCGACATGGCCGCCGCGCAGGGCGCGCTCGAGGTATTCGATGTGGATCACATCGGCCTAGACCGCCTAGATAGGGAAGTGCTTACTGCTCTAATTAAGGGGCACGGTGGTGGCCCCGTGGGAGTTAACACGCTGGCCATCGCGGTGGGCGAAGAGCCATCCACGGTTGAGGAGGTCTGCGAGCCGTACCTAGTACGCGCGGGGATGATTGCCCGTACTGGGCGTGGGCGCGTGGCAACCGCGGCGGCCTGGCAGCACCTAGGGCTCACGCCACCCGACGGTACATTGGGATTGTTTTAG